From one Nocardioides sp. Kera G14 genomic stretch:
- a CDS encoding class I adenylate-forming enzyme family protein — protein sequence MTYLPWQWPSTYADRDCVSDDHRALTYDQVSRWVDATAAELAERGVTAGDVVAVRLPNRIELLITILAAWRLGAAATPVNPAFTETEAGHQITDSGAVLVIDDAAQLPEPGTLATRALPEPPSDPDALAMLIYTSGSTGRPKGVELTHANLDAMSSQMADHMEITPDDHCLLILPLFHANAIFVSFLTPIRAGGRLTIMGRFHPTEFLQRVGEIRPTYFSGVPTIYQMLVAQAATVQADFSSLRFAICGAAPASRELLTAVEETFGIGLIEGYGLTEGTCASTVNPLHGPRKLGTVGVALPGQTVAIMREDGTFAPTGERGEVVIQGPTVMRGYLNRPDATAGTLRPDANGDVWLHTGDVGVLDDDGYLTLVDRIKDMIIRGGENLYPKEIEAALTTHPGVVAAAVVGAPDPVYGEVPVAFVTIRPDASVTEDDLLRTASQHLTRVKLPTRIEILDALPLNPVGKVDKPALRARLTTLTSTVTTGA from the coding sequence ATGACCTATCTCCCGTGGCAGTGGCCGTCGACGTACGCCGACCGCGACTGCGTCAGCGACGACCACCGTGCCCTCACCTACGACCAGGTGTCCCGGTGGGTCGATGCCACCGCCGCGGAGCTCGCGGAGCGCGGCGTCACGGCCGGTGACGTGGTCGCGGTGAGGCTGCCGAACCGGATCGAGCTGCTCATCACGATCCTCGCGGCCTGGCGCCTCGGGGCCGCCGCGACGCCGGTCAACCCCGCCTTCACGGAGACGGAGGCCGGCCATCAGATCACCGACTCGGGCGCGGTGCTCGTCATCGACGACGCTGCCCAGCTGCCGGAGCCGGGGACGCTCGCCACCCGCGCGCTCCCCGAGCCGCCGAGCGACCCCGACGCGCTGGCGATGCTGATCTACACCAGCGGCTCGACCGGGCGGCCGAAGGGCGTCGAGCTGACCCACGCCAACCTCGACGCGATGTCGTCGCAGATGGCGGACCACATGGAGATCACACCCGATGACCACTGCCTGCTGATCCTCCCGCTCTTCCATGCGAACGCGATCTTCGTCAGCTTCCTCACCCCCATCCGCGCGGGCGGCCGGCTGACGATCATGGGCCGCTTCCACCCGACCGAGTTCCTGCAGCGCGTGGGCGAGATCCGGCCGACGTACTTCTCCGGCGTCCCGACGATCTACCAGATGCTCGTCGCCCAGGCCGCGACCGTGCAGGCCGACTTCAGCTCCCTCCGCTTCGCGATCTGCGGTGCCGCGCCGGCCAGCAGGGAGCTGCTCACCGCGGTCGAGGAGACCTTCGGCATCGGACTGATCGAGGGCTACGGCCTCACCGAGGGCACGTGTGCCAGCACGGTCAACCCCCTGCACGGACCGCGGAAGCTCGGCACCGTCGGCGTCGCCCTGCCCGGCCAGACGGTCGCGATCATGCGGGAGGACGGCACCTTCGCCCCGACAGGCGAACGCGGTGAGGTCGTCATCCAGGGACCGACCGTCATGCGCGGCTACCTCAATCGGCCGGACGCCACCGCCGGGACACTCCGGCCCGACGCGAACGGCGATGTCTGGCTGCACACCGGCGATGTCGGCGTACTCGACGACGACGGCTATCTCACGCTCGTCGACCGGATCAAGGACATGATCATCCGCGGCGGCGAGAACCTCTATCCCAAGGAGATCGAGGCCGCGCTCACCACCCACCCGGGCGTCGTGGCCGCCGCGGTCGTCGGCGCTCCGGACCCCGTGTACGGCGAGGTGCCGGTCGCCTTCGTCACCATCCGTCCCGATGCCTCCGTCACTGAGGACGACCTGCTGCGCACCGCCTCGCAGCACCTGACCCGGGTCAAGCTCCCGACCCGGATCGAGATCCTCGACGCCCTGCCGCTCAACCCGGTCGGCAAGGTCGACAAGCCTGCGCTCCGCGCCCGCCTCACCACCCTCACCAGCACTGTCACCACAGGAGCCTGA
- a CDS encoding cation:proton antiporter regulatory subunit encodes MEVEETKLPGVGLRHDFVTASGRRIGVISTKSGSRHLSIYREDDEDAVKASIELDHEEASVLAELLGAPRVIERLAKLAEQVEGIKTAGIPLGASLAGRTLGDAEIRSRTGASIVAILRGDEVTPSPTPDFVFRQGDKVVVVGTEDGVRAASAILEA; translated from the coding sequence ATGGAGGTCGAAGAGACGAAATTGCCCGGTGTCGGACTACGCCACGACTTCGTCACGGCGTCCGGTCGACGGATCGGTGTGATCTCGACCAAGAGCGGTTCCCGGCACCTGTCGATCTATCGGGAGGACGACGAGGACGCGGTCAAGGCGAGCATCGAGCTCGACCATGAGGAGGCCAGTGTGCTGGCCGAGCTGCTCGGTGCTCCTCGGGTCATCGAGCGGCTGGCGAAACTGGCCGAGCAGGTCGAGGGGATCAAGACCGCGGGCATTCCCCTCGGCGCCTCCCTCGCCGGCAGGACGCTCGGCGACGCCGAGATCCGCAGCCGGACCGGCGCCTCGATTGTCGCCATCCTCCGTGGTGATGAGGTGACGCCCTCGCCTACGCCCGACTTCGTCTTCCGCCAGGGCGACAAGGTCGTCGTCGTCGGCACGGAGGACGGCGTACGCGCCGCCTCCGCCATCCTCGAAGCCTGA
- a CDS encoding HNH endonuclease: MADTPTTDDIRGFGMSIAGPIDGDLDSICTELGELETLKHQIEARQARLALAVDRLMRERAAAQGVPVERQGKGVAELVARSRRISPAHGRTVTALAKQLRALPQTFARYTAGDLSEYQATSVAREASILEGHDVSAFDQRFAATPGLKELGNRKTAHRAQAIALALDEEAVVRRRDRAVADRHVSIQPTDRGDGMGWLKALMPIEQLAAVKDSLGAAADTAIALGVDATRSQVMVDTLIARLTGAGSGTPATVALEQPAHPVSIGLLMTDRALLDGDHTQPALLAGHGPIPTALAKRLIQTAVLDVQKVELRRLFTAPETGELVAMESKARLFPKALAQFIRLRDQLCRTPGCGATIAHIDHITDWASGGQTSAVNAQGYCRQCNWAKQVIGNQPSHPPPLLGPSASTGPAIPRRPHLVIGYDADLELAA, encoded by the coding sequence ATGGCAGACACCCCCACCACGGACGACATCCGCGGCTTCGGGATGTCCATCGCCGGGCCGATCGACGGCGACCTGGACAGCATCTGCACCGAACTGGGCGAGCTCGAGACCCTCAAGCACCAGATCGAAGCCCGCCAAGCACGCTTGGCTCTCGCAGTCGACCGATTGATGCGCGAACGCGCTGCCGCGCAGGGTGTGCCCGTCGAGCGGCAGGGCAAAGGCGTCGCTGAGCTGGTGGCTCGCTCGCGTCGGATCTCACCCGCCCACGGCCGGACCGTGACGGCCCTGGCGAAGCAGCTCCGGGCGCTGCCACAGACGTTCGCCCGCTACACAGCCGGTGACCTGTCGGAATACCAGGCCACGTCGGTCGCGCGTGAAGCCTCCATCCTCGAAGGCCACGATGTCTCGGCGTTCGACCAGCGGTTCGCCGCCACACCGGGGTTGAAGGAGCTGGGCAACCGCAAGACCGCCCACCGCGCCCAGGCCATCGCGCTCGCCCTCGACGAGGAGGCGGTCGTACGGCGTCGGGACAGGGCCGTCGCCGACCGTCACGTCTCCATCCAGCCCACCGACCGTGGCGACGGGATGGGTTGGCTCAAAGCACTCATGCCCATCGAGCAGCTCGCGGCTGTCAAGGACAGTCTTGGTGCTGCTGCGGACACCGCGATCGCGCTGGGGGTCGATGCGACCCGGAGCCAGGTCATGGTCGACACGTTGATCGCCCGCCTCACCGGTGCTGGCAGTGGCACGCCCGCCACGGTGGCGTTGGAGCAGCCGGCCCACCCAGTGAGCATCGGCCTCCTCATGACCGACAGGGCACTCCTCGACGGCGACCACACCCAGCCCGCCCTGCTCGCCGGACACGGACCCATCCCTACCGCGCTGGCGAAGCGACTGATCCAGACCGCGGTGCTCGATGTGCAGAAGGTCGAACTCCGTCGCCTCTTCACCGCCCCTGAGACCGGGGAGCTGGTCGCGATGGAGTCCAAGGCCAGGCTCTTCCCCAAGGCCCTGGCCCAGTTCATCCGACTCCGCGACCAGCTCTGCCGAACACCCGGCTGCGGTGCCACCATCGCGCACATCGACCACATCACCGACTGGGCCTCAGGCGGTCAGACCTCAGCAGTCAATGCCCAGGGCTACTGCCGGCAGTGCAACTGGGCCAAACAGGTCATCGGCAACCAGCCCAGCCACCCACCACCACTGCTCGGACCCTCGGCCTCGACCGGCCCCGCCATCCCGCGACGGCCCCACTTGGTCATCGGCTACGACGCCGACCTCGAACTCGCCGCCTGA
- a CDS encoding cation:proton antiporter — protein MSPTAQLLLELGAVLFALGVLGRVAGRFGLSPIPLYLLAGLAFGHGGLVPLDAPEGFFHTGSEIGVVLLLLLIGLEYTAEDLVDNLRTQAPSGLVDLVLNGLPGALFAIVLGWGTTAAVAMFGVTAVSSSGIISKVLTDMGRLGNRETPAILGVLVLEDLAMAVYLPLITALAAASGGWSTIRAVAIALAVLAVVLVVALRYGAQVTRLVTGGTNEVMLLRVVGLALLVAGLAEAAHVSAAVGAFLLGIGLSSEIAETVHRLLEPLRDIFAAVFFVFFGLSTDPSKLPGVLLPAVLLAIVGVLTKIATGWFAGGRAKVTPRARLRAGAALVPRGEFSIIVAGLVAGAVTPELGTTTAAYVLILAVVGPMMPRLMEPIGARLAARSTLKG, from the coding sequence GTGAGCCCCACAGCGCAGCTCCTGCTGGAGCTCGGCGCCGTCCTGTTCGCGCTCGGCGTGCTCGGCCGTGTCGCCGGGCGTTTCGGCCTCTCCCCCATCCCCCTCTACCTCCTGGCGGGGCTCGCCTTCGGCCACGGCGGACTGGTTCCGCTCGACGCACCGGAGGGCTTCTTCCACACCGGGTCCGAGATCGGCGTCGTGCTGCTCCTCCTCCTGATCGGGCTCGAGTACACCGCCGAGGACCTGGTCGACAACCTGCGCACCCAGGCGCCGTCGGGCCTCGTCGACCTTGTCCTCAACGGCCTGCCGGGCGCGCTCTTCGCGATCGTCCTGGGGTGGGGCACCACCGCGGCGGTCGCGATGTTCGGGGTCACTGCCGTGAGCTCCTCGGGCATCATCTCCAAGGTCCTCACCGACATGGGCCGACTCGGAAACCGGGAGACGCCCGCGATCCTCGGCGTGCTCGTCCTCGAGGACCTCGCGATGGCCGTCTACCTGCCGCTGATCACCGCGCTCGCCGCCGCCTCCGGCGGCTGGTCGACGATCAGGGCCGTGGCCATCGCCCTCGCGGTGCTGGCCGTCGTGCTGGTCGTCGCGCTGCGGTACGGCGCCCAGGTGACCCGACTCGTCACCGGCGGTACCAACGAGGTGATGCTCCTGCGTGTCGTCGGCTTGGCGCTCCTCGTCGCGGGGCTCGCCGAGGCCGCGCACGTCTCCGCCGCCGTCGGCGCCTTCCTCCTCGGCATCGGCCTCTCCTCCGAGATCGCCGAGACGGTCCACCGCCTGCTCGAGCCGCTGCGCGACATCTTCGCCGCGGTCTTCTTCGTCTTCTTCGGGCTCTCGACCGACCCGAGCAAGCTGCCCGGCGTCCTGCTCCCCGCGGTCCTGCTGGCGATCGTCGGCGTCCTGACCAAGATCGCGACCGGCTGGTTCGCGGGCGGACGTGCGAAGGTCACACCCCGGGCGCGGTTGCGGGCCGGAGCCGCCCTCGTGCCCCGGGGAGAGTTCTCGATCATCGTCGCCGGGCTGGTGGCCGGAGCGGTCACGCCGGAGCTGGGCACCACCACGGCGGCGTACGTCCTCATCCTTGCCGTCGTCGGCCCGATGATGCCGCGGCTGATGGAGCCGATTGGGGCGCGACTGGCCGCAAGGTCCACACTGAAGGGGTGA
- a CDS encoding phosphoenolpyruvate carboxykinase (GTP) translates to MVDVDKVLDEAGLTNPHVREFVAQWAAITTPDRIQVVSAEDDARLLKESVDAGELLPVSGDRYYSRSYYKDTARSEERTVVATSNPADKGIYNNWKPAEETVATLTERMTGASKGKTMYVIPYLMAPAGSPLEAWAAGVELTDCRPVVQQMIRMARVGIDHINNLADPSSFVKAVHVTGDLPNLGQGTENDQRLFATVADQRTILHFGSSYGGNALLGKIAHGLRQACYDGKASGKFLAEQFLLLGIKDKETGKTFHVVGGFPSASGKTNLSMTLAPDALGDRYEVTFYGDDIAWLWVDEDGKIRAFNPENGVFGVAKDTNEETNPGAVKAILPGSGAIFTNVAYNEKTQDVWWEGKTKHHPDDLDGWLDWKGERLSERNPDELKEPWAHPNSRFTTTIANVPNAADDYNDPAGVVINAIIFGGRTRDREPLIRAITDIAEGVYDGMTLGAEATFAAEGVEGQLRYDPMSMRPFMAYEEGDYAQHWLDIIGSSTKPPVFAHVNWFQRDPEDGHFLWNGYRDNVRALLWLLQFQAGEVEGNPTAVGILPKADELNLEGMSFKDGDLEKLLSIDADRWRQEMKFREEHLSQFKLPEAIWEAHRRVASDLDKA, encoded by the coding sequence ATGGTTGACGTGGACAAGGTGCTCGACGAGGCAGGGCTGACGAATCCCCATGTGCGGGAGTTCGTCGCGCAGTGGGCAGCGATCACCACGCCCGACCGGATCCAGGTCGTGAGCGCCGAGGACGACGCGCGGCTCCTCAAGGAGTCCGTCGACGCGGGCGAGCTGCTCCCCGTCAGCGGTGACCGCTACTACAGCCGCTCCTACTACAAGGACACCGCCCGCTCCGAGGAGCGCACCGTCGTGGCGACGTCCAACCCGGCCGACAAGGGCATCTACAACAACTGGAAGCCCGCGGAGGAGACGGTCGCGACGCTCACCGAGCGCATGACCGGCGCCAGCAAGGGCAAGACGATGTACGTCATCCCCTACCTGATGGCCCCCGCCGGCTCGCCGCTCGAGGCCTGGGCAGCCGGCGTCGAGCTCACCGACTGCCGCCCGGTCGTCCAGCAGATGATCCGGATGGCCCGCGTCGGCATCGACCACATCAACAACCTCGCCGACCCGTCGTCCTTCGTGAAGGCCGTCCACGTCACCGGCGACCTGCCCAACCTCGGTCAGGGCACCGAGAACGACCAGCGCCTCTTCGCCACCGTGGCCGACCAGCGCACGATCCTGCACTTCGGGTCGTCGTACGGCGGCAACGCACTGCTCGGCAAGATCGCCCACGGCCTGCGCCAGGCCTGCTACGACGGCAAGGCGAGTGGCAAGTTCCTCGCCGAGCAGTTCCTCCTGCTGGGCATCAAGGACAAGGAGACCGGCAAGACGTTCCACGTCGTCGGTGGCTTCCCGTCGGCCTCGGGCAAGACAAACCTCTCGATGACGCTGGCGCCCGACGCGCTCGGCGACCGTTACGAGGTCACCTTCTACGGCGACGACATCGCATGGCTGTGGGTCGACGAGGACGGCAAGATCCGTGCCTTCAACCCGGAGAACGGCGTCTTCGGTGTCGCCAAGGACACCAACGAGGAGACCAACCCGGGCGCCGTGAAGGCGATCCTGCCCGGCTCGGGCGCGATCTTCACCAACGTCGCCTACAACGAGAAGACCCAGGACGTCTGGTGGGAGGGCAAGACCAAGCACCACCCCGACGACCTCGACGGCTGGCTGGACTGGAAGGGCGAGCGTCTCTCCGAGCGCAACCCCGACGAGCTCAAGGAGCCGTGGGCGCACCCCAACAGCCGCTTCACCACGACCATCGCGAACGTCCCGAACGCAGCCGACGACTACAACGACCCGGCCGGTGTCGTGATCAACGCGATCATCTTCGGTGGCCGCACCCGTGACCGCGAGCCGCTGATCCGCGCCATCACCGACATCGCCGAGGGTGTCTACGACGGCATGACGCTCGGCGCCGAGGCGACTTTCGCCGCCGAGGGCGTCGAGGGCCAGCTCCGCTACGACCCGATGTCGATGCGCCCCTTCATGGCCTACGAGGAGGGCGACTACGCCCAGCACTGGCTGGACATCATCGGCTCCTCCACGAAGCCCCCGGTCTTCGCCCACGTCAACTGGTTCCAGCGTGACCCGGAGGACGGCCACTTCCTGTGGAACGGCTACCGCGACAACGTGCGTGCGCTGCTCTGGCTGCTGCAGTTCCAGGCCGGTGAGGTCGAGGGCAACCCGACCGCCGTCGGCATCCTGCCGAAGGCCGACGAGCTCAACCTCGAGGGCATGTCCTTCAAGGACGGCGACCTCGAGAAGCTGCTCTCCATCGACGCCGACCGCTGGCGCCAGGAGATGAAGTTCCGCGAGGAGCACCTCTCGCAGTTCAAGCTGCCCGAGGCGATCTGGGAGGCGCACCGCCGCGTGGCTTCCGACCTCGACAAGGCGTGA
- a CDS encoding glycoside hydrolase family 13 protein, translating to MSTAWWQDAVVYQVYIRSFADGNGDGIGDLAGLRSKIDYLAGLGVDALWINPWYPSPQADAGYDVADYRDIEPDYGTLAEADQFLAEAHAAGLKVILDIVPNHTSSEHAWFRAALEGDEAARARYIFRPGRGEAGEEPPNDWESVFGGPAWRRTTNADGTPGDWYLHLFAPEQPDLDWSNPEVRREFEDILRFWFDRGVDGFRIDVAHGMVKADGMPDAGRRDSLSNNTEPHPAWDNDGVHEIYRAWREVAEEYPHKPIFVAEAWVPSNERLALYLRPDELHTAFQFDFLRAPFEAAFMKETVDDARSAVAAAGGVSTWVLSNHDVVRHVTRYARSQPDGPVESVWDRLRWSSEPAELELGVRRARAATLFVLALPGTVYLYQGEELGLPEVEDIPDEARQDPIFLHATNGDVGRDGCRVPLPWGSGTSAGFSPVGAATEPWLPQPDWWASYVADGQSADPSSVLNLYRAALALRRARLGEDDTFEWVAGGSPGDGYVAFRHGAVECWINTGSAVVPLPAGDVLLASSPLGADGSLPADTAVWLIRG from the coding sequence ATGAGCACCGCGTGGTGGCAGGACGCCGTCGTCTATCAGGTCTACATCCGCTCCTTCGCCGACGGGAACGGCGACGGCATCGGCGACCTTGCAGGCCTCCGGTCCAAGATCGACTATCTGGCCGGACTCGGCGTCGACGCGCTGTGGATCAACCCCTGGTACCCCTCGCCGCAGGCTGATGCCGGTTATGACGTCGCCGACTACCGCGACATCGAGCCGGACTACGGCACGCTGGCCGAGGCCGACCAGTTCCTCGCCGAGGCGCACGCCGCCGGCCTCAAGGTCATCCTCGACATCGTCCCGAACCACACGTCGTCGGAGCACGCATGGTTCCGCGCCGCGCTCGAAGGTGACGAGGCGGCGCGGGCGCGCTACATCTTCCGGCCGGGTCGCGGAGAGGCCGGCGAGGAGCCGCCGAACGACTGGGAGTCCGTCTTCGGAGGACCGGCCTGGCGGCGTACGACGAATGCCGACGGCACGCCCGGTGACTGGTATCTCCACCTCTTCGCGCCCGAGCAGCCCGACCTCGACTGGTCCAACCCGGAGGTGCGCCGCGAGTTCGAGGACATCCTGCGGTTCTGGTTCGACCGCGGAGTCGACGGGTTCCGGATCGACGTCGCGCACGGCATGGTCAAGGCCGACGGCATGCCCGACGCGGGGCGCCGCGACAGCCTCAGCAACAACACCGAGCCGCACCCGGCGTGGGACAACGATGGCGTCCACGAGATCTACCGCGCCTGGCGTGAGGTCGCCGAGGAGTACCCGCACAAGCCGATCTTCGTGGCCGAGGCGTGGGTGCCGAGCAACGAGCGGCTCGCGCTGTACCTCCGTCCCGACGAGCTTCACACGGCGTTCCAGTTCGACTTCCTGCGGGCGCCTTTCGAGGCGGCGTTCATGAAGGAGACCGTCGACGACGCGCGCTCGGCGGTCGCCGCGGCCGGCGGCGTCAGCACGTGGGTGCTCTCCAACCACGACGTCGTCCGCCACGTCACCCGCTATGCCCGCTCGCAGCCGGACGGGCCGGTCGAGTCGGTCTGGGACCGCCTTCGGTGGTCGTCCGAGCCCGCCGAGCTCGAGCTGGGCGTACGCCGGGCGCGGGCCGCCACGCTCTTCGTCCTCGCCCTGCCCGGGACCGTCTACCTCTATCAGGGCGAGGAGCTCGGCCTCCCCGAGGTCGAGGACATCCCCGATGAGGCTCGGCAGGACCCGATCTTCCTGCACGCCACCAACGGCGACGTCGGCCGTGACGGCTGCCGGGTGCCGCTGCCCTGGGGGTCCGGCACCTCGGCCGGGTTCAGCCCCGTCGGCGCGGCCACGGAGCCGTGGCTGCCGCAGCCCGACTGGTGGGCTTCGTACGTCGCCGACGGCCAGTCCGCCGATCCTTCGTCGGTGCTCAACCTCTATCGCGCGGCGCTGGCGCTGCGCCGCGCGCGGCTGGGCGAGGACGACACGTTCGAGTGGGTCGCCGGTGGCTCGCCCGGGGATGGATATGTCGCGTTCCGCCACGGTGCGGTCGAGTGCTGGATCAACACCGGCAGTGCCGTCGTACCGCTGCCGGCCGGCGACGTGCTCCTCGCCTCGTCACCGCTCGGTGCCGACGGAAGCCTTCCGGCCGACACTGCCGTCTGGTTGATCAGGGGCTAA
- a CDS encoding PucR family transcriptional regulator, with amino-acid sequence MATRQESIGTGSTAQEAADVVAEVGRELSRRLTELTVFLKADMEGRIPELQEAPDLTGLLSASVESNLEAVSLMLRGQLDREHIAAPQGAREYARRLAQRGIAPTALARAYRLGHQRIMDWGLRLIPELVPSPEMTGEASWLMAEIAFGYIDEVSEQVLREYQAERDRWLALRNAAQADVIEQLLSGTGVADLGAAERTLDHRLGQHHLGAVIWTSEEAADLSALEHVVGALARAVGSRGRPLFWPADLTTGWVWFGLGTRTDRPDVDWSALESAVADAPAPVQVALGSPGRGIEGFRSSHLEALRVQGVARLGGGAARVTSFGESDVRAAALLAVDPEETRRLVARTLGPLGADTPALEALRQTLLLFVQTQGSYVATGERLHLHKNTVKYRVDKALALRGRPLEDDRLDLELALIACQRLGVRS; translated from the coding sequence ATGGCGACCCGTCAGGAGTCGATCGGGACTGGTTCGACGGCCCAAGAGGCGGCCGACGTCGTCGCCGAGGTCGGCCGCGAGCTCAGCCGACGGCTGACCGAGCTCACGGTCTTCCTCAAGGCGGACATGGAGGGCAGGATCCCCGAGCTGCAGGAGGCGCCGGACTTGACCGGGCTGCTGAGCGCAAGCGTCGAGAGCAACCTCGAGGCGGTCTCGTTGATGCTGCGCGGACAGCTGGACCGCGAGCACATCGCGGCGCCGCAGGGTGCGCGGGAGTATGCGCGCCGGCTCGCCCAGCGCGGTATCGCGCCGACGGCGCTCGCACGCGCCTACCGACTCGGCCACCAGCGGATCATGGACTGGGGCCTGCGGTTGATCCCCGAACTCGTCCCCTCACCGGAGATGACCGGTGAGGCGTCGTGGTTGATGGCGGAGATCGCGTTCGGCTACATCGACGAGGTGAGCGAGCAGGTGCTGCGGGAGTACCAGGCCGAGCGCGACCGCTGGCTCGCGCTCCGCAACGCGGCCCAGGCCGACGTGATCGAGCAGCTCCTGAGCGGGACGGGGGTCGCCGATCTCGGTGCGGCGGAGAGGACCCTCGACCACCGGCTCGGTCAGCACCATCTCGGCGCCGTGATCTGGACGAGTGAGGAGGCCGCCGACCTCTCCGCGCTCGAGCACGTGGTCGGCGCGCTGGCCCGGGCGGTGGGGTCCCGGGGCCGGCCGCTCTTCTGGCCCGCCGACCTCACGACGGGCTGGGTGTGGTTCGGGCTCGGCACTCGCACCGACCGGCCGGACGTCGACTGGTCGGCCCTCGAGAGCGCGGTCGCTGACGCGCCCGCCCCGGTCCAGGTGGCGTTGGGCTCGCCGGGTCGGGGCATCGAGGGTTTCCGCTCCTCACACCTGGAGGCGCTGCGCGTGCAGGGTGTGGCGCGACTCGGCGGCGGCGCAGCCCGGGTGACGTCCTTCGGTGAGTCCGACGTCCGCGCCGCGGCCCTCCTGGCCGTCGACCCCGAGGAGACCCGTCGGCTCGTCGCCCGCACGCTCGGCCCTCTGGGTGCTGACACTCCGGCGCTCGAAGCGCTCCGCCAGACCCTGCTCCTCTTCGTGCAGACGCAGGGCTCGTACGTCGCCACCGGCGAGCGACTCCACCTGCACAAGAACACTGTGAAGTACCGCGTCGACAAGGCCCTCGCACTCCGCGGCCGGCCGTTGGAGGACGATCGGCTCGACCTCGAGCTCGCCCTCATCGCCTGCCAGCGACTCGGGGTCCGCTCATGA
- a CDS encoding carbohydrate kinase family protein, which produces MSALVIGEALVDLIRRAGEPDDARVGGSPLNVAVGLARLGVEATLVAPVGGDDHGRLVRDHLAENGVELVGASSDVRTSTAVATIQPDGSALYDFDIAWSTPLLPAGGAATLVHTGSVAAVLGARELLPLLTGLREDAIVSYDPNVRPQLLGPVGDAGPVIEAFVASADVVKASTEDLEWLHPGRPLGEVAEEWLALGPAIVAVTDGGRGAFAMCGAGRVDVPAVEAEVVDTIGAGDSFMAGLLAALSGVNREELQRIDRVGLERALGFAARCAAVTVSRPGADPPYRGEP; this is translated from the coding sequence ATGAGTGCGCTCGTCATCGGGGAGGCCTTGGTCGACCTCATCCGCCGCGCCGGAGAGCCTGACGACGCACGGGTCGGCGGCAGTCCGCTCAACGTGGCCGTCGGGCTGGCGCGCCTCGGGGTGGAGGCCACCCTGGTGGCGCCCGTGGGCGGCGACGACCACGGCCGGCTCGTGCGCGACCACCTCGCGGAGAACGGGGTCGAGCTCGTCGGCGCCTCCTCCGACGTGCGTACGTCGACGGCAGTGGCCACCATCCAGCCCGACGGCTCCGCGCTCTACGACTTCGACATCGCCTGGTCGACCCCTCTGCTACCTGCCGGTGGTGCGGCCACGCTCGTCCACACCGGCTCCGTCGCGGCGGTGCTCGGTGCGCGTGAGCTGCTCCCGCTCCTGACCGGGCTGCGGGAGGACGCGATCGTCTCCTACGACCCGAACGTCCGGCCGCAGCTGCTCGGCCCGGTCGGCGACGCGGGGCCGGTGATCGAGGCGTTCGTCGCCTCGGCCGACGTGGTGAAGGCGAGCACCGAGGACCTCGAGTGGCTCCATCCCGGACGCCCGCTCGGCGAGGTCGCCGAGGAGTGGCTGGCCCTCGGTCCGGCGATCGTCGCCGTCACCGACGGTGGGCGGGGTGCCTTCGCGATGTGCGGGGCGGGGCGGGTCGACGTACCGGCGGTAGAGGCGGAGGTGGTGGACACGATCGGCGCTGGCGACTCCTTCATGGCAGGGCTCCTCGCGGCGCTCTCCGGTGTCAATCGCGAGGAGCTGCAGCGGATCGACCGCGTCGGCCTCGAGCGGGCACTCGGATTCGCGGCCCGCTGCGCGGCGGTGACCGTCTCCCGGCCGGGCGCGGATCCCCCGTACCGTGGGGAACCATGA